A part of Muntiacus reevesi chromosome 12, mMunRee1.1, whole genome shotgun sequence genomic DNA contains:
- the TMEM74 gene encoding transmembrane protein 74, with translation MELHYLVKKSSQAAPCDAADWSSRGPPEDQADAAATRAALCCQRRCTLKPRALEMEASQLSPSPASPSPSLQDSAIHTDSLPPGPLNSGNNQITAEQKVCNCCSQELETSFTYVDENVNLEQRIRHSSSAKGSDHLGDLGWGNPNEWSHESAISLISEDEDDTSSEATSSGKSVDYGFISAILFLVTGILLVIVSYVVPRDVTVDPNTVAAREMERLEKESARLGAHLDRCVIAGLCLLTLGGVVLSCLLMMSMWKGELYRRDRFASSKESAKLYGSFNFRMKTGTNENTLELSLVEEDALAVQS, from the coding sequence ATGGAGCTCCACTACCTTGTTAAGAAGAGCAGCCAGGCAGCCCCATGTGATGCTGCTGACTGGAGTTCAAGAGGGCCTCCTGAGGACCAGGCAGATGCAGCGGCCACCAGAGCTGCTCTCTGCTGCCAGAGACGTTGTACCTTGAAGCCAAGGGCACTGGAGATGGAAGCATCTCAACTTAGCCCTTCCCCAGCATCCCCTTCCCCCTCACTGCAAGACAGTGCTATTCACACAGACTCGTTACCACCAGGACCTCTCAACTCAGGGAACAACCAGATAACAGCAGAACAGAAAGTCTGCAACTGCTGCAGCCAGGAATTAGAAACCTCTTTTACCTACGTGGACGAGAATGTCAACCTGGAGCAAAGGATCAGACACTCCTCTTCAGCAAAAGGGAGTGACCACCTGGGAGACCTCGGCTGGGGAAATCCAAATGAGTGGTCCCACGAGTCTGCCATCTCCCTGATATCCGAAGATGAAGATGATACCAGCTCGGAAGCCACCTCTTCAGGGAAGTCAGTAGATTATGGTTTCATAAGCGCCATCTTGTTCTTGGTCACTGGCATCTTGCTAGTGATCGTCTCGTACGTTGTCCCACGGGATGTGACCGTGGATCCCAACACTGTGGCGGCCCGGGAGATGGAACGCCTGGAGAAGGAGAGCGCGAGGCTGGGGGCTCACCTGGACCGCTGTGTGATTGCCGGACTCTGCCTGCTCACACTTGGGGGGGTCGTTCTGTCCTGCTTGCTGATGATGTCTATGTGGAAGGGGGAGCTATACCGTCGTGACAGGTTTGCCTCCTCCAAAGAGTCTGCGAAACTCTACGGTTCCTTCAACTTCAGGATGAAAACTGGCACTAATGAAAACACCCTGGAACTGTCACTGGTGGAGGAAGATGCTCTCGCTGTACAGAGTTAA